The genomic stretch CACCAAGACGCTCAACAACGTCGCCGGCGCCTGGGTAGACAGCCAGAAGATTGTGGTTGAGAACGGCCGCGTCACCGAATGGCGTGTCACTATGAAAGTGACCTTCGTTCTTGAGGACTGAACACAACAAGCGTGGCACGGATGCCCATGATCACATTGAAAAGGCGGCCGCAAGGCCGCCTTTTTTTATCCCCGACTTGCAGCCTGATTCAGCGGTAGATG from Gammaproteobacteria bacterium encodes the following:
- a CDS encoding dodecin domain-containing protein; its protein translation is MSVARVTEITASSTKSFDDAIESGIARATKTLNNVAGAWVDSQKIVVENGRVTEWRVTMKVTFVLED